The Cohnella abietis genome has a segment encoding these proteins:
- a CDS encoding extracellular solute-binding protein, whose translation MKKTLAVGLSVLLLMLTVLGCGSKSENKANSETNSPSASPSANSSEKLSPVTLKIILPGDRPADMDLIIAEAEKRMADTINVKLNLVFVPWSDLASKTQVMLASGEDVDLIFDAPWLHMEQMIASGYYEPLEDLLAKYGQDAVAVRSQQMFDANKFLGNIYALPLGNSHLAGRTYLVRKDLREKYGIPPIKSYEDLIAMAYKIKENEKNIIPILAKGQPGQKDSAWGAFRSFMTFQPEILRSDALGQSIILHYKNNDGKVYNLFDEMDPVVWSWIEEARKLYNEGLIHPDVLAIKDADTVFESGNVAIYATNEFGVPTKMMTSIPKNVPGGELEAVTFMPLEKGKVTTNFKQANFQAIPKVSKNKERAMMFLNWTAKKENYDLLAYGIEGRNYEAIGDDQYQSLPDSKYAFFPYAWIWNPTLDRLNAGFDPEAIEHYKFNASADNLITSALTGFSFNPEPVANEVSLYSAIEDKYYSSLFNGVSDPQKTWDKLKSEGEGYLKKIQIELQKQIDEFLKK comes from the coding sequence ATGAAAAAGACACTCGCAGTAGGTTTATCGGTATTATTACTTATGCTTACAGTACTCGGATGTGGCTCCAAATCTGAAAACAAGGCTAATTCTGAAACAAATTCACCGTCGGCAAGCCCGTCGGCTAACTCCTCAGAAAAGCTTTCCCCGGTAACATTAAAGATTATTTTGCCTGGTGACCGTCCTGCGGATATGGATTTGATTATTGCGGAAGCGGAGAAAAGAATGGCAGACACGATTAATGTGAAGCTTAATCTTGTATTCGTACCTTGGTCTGATTTGGCCTCGAAGACGCAGGTTATGCTTGCATCCGGTGAGGACGTAGATCTAATCTTTGACGCCCCTTGGCTGCATATGGAGCAAATGATTGCTTCTGGTTACTACGAGCCGTTAGAGGATTTATTGGCGAAATACGGACAAGATGCGGTTGCGGTTAGATCCCAGCAAATGTTCGATGCTAACAAGTTTCTAGGAAATATCTATGCTCTCCCACTCGGAAACTCTCATCTTGCTGGAAGAACGTATTTAGTTCGCAAGGACCTCAGAGAGAAATATGGCATACCGCCTATTAAATCTTACGAGGATTTGATTGCAATGGCCTATAAAATTAAGGAAAACGAGAAAAATATTATTCCGATTCTAGCCAAAGGCCAGCCTGGTCAGAAAGATTCGGCTTGGGGAGCATTCAGATCCTTCATGACCTTCCAGCCAGAAATTCTAAGATCGGATGCGCTAGGTCAAAGTATTATTCTTCATTACAAAAATAACGATGGAAAAGTATATAACCTATTTGACGAGATGGACCCAGTAGTCTGGTCATGGATTGAAGAAGCGCGCAAGCTGTATAACGAAGGCTTGATCCATCCAGACGTGCTTGCAATCAAAGACGCGGATACTGTGTTTGAATCGGGAAATGTAGCGATATACGCTACGAACGAATTCGGTGTGCCTACGAAAATGATGACTTCTATTCCTAAGAACGTACCCGGTGGCGAGCTCGAAGCTGTAACCTTCATGCCTTTGGAAAAGGGTAAGGTCACAACAAACTTTAAACAAGCTAATTTCCAGGCTATCCCGAAAGTAAGCAAAAACAAGGAACGCGCCATGATGTTCTTGAACTGGACTGCTAAGAAGGAAAACTATGATCTGTTAGCGTACGGAATCGAAGGTCGGAATTACGAAGCAATCGGAGATGACCAATATCAAAGTCTTCCAGATAGCAAATACGCGTTTTTCCCGTATGCGTGGATTTGGAATCCGACATTGGATCGCTTGAACGCTGGCTTCGACCCTGAAGCGATTGAGCATTACAAATTTAATGCTAGTGCAGACAATTTGATTACAAGCGCACTAACTGGCTTCTCTTTCAATCCGGAGCCTGTAGCGAACGAGGTTTCCTTATATAGCGCAATCGAAGATAAGTATTATTCCTCTTTATTCAATGGAGTGTCTGATCCGCAGAAAACCTGGGACAAGCTGAAATCCGAAGGCGAAGGTTATCTGAAAAAAATCCAAATCGAGCTGCAGAAGCAAATCGACGAGTTCTTGAAAAAATAA
- a CDS encoding beta-galactosidase encodes MKSKKLQSQVLYGADYNPEQWPIEVIERDVVLMKEAGINAVTLNVFGWGMIEPVENCYDFNKLDYVFDLLEHNGIGVVLATPTAAPPSWMFQKDPTMLKVNENGQRVEHWSRQAYCPNHSLYRENIRNMARVLAERYGKRSNLLLWHINNECILHCYCDCCAAEFRTWLRNKYETFERLNDSWQLQQWSLAKTDWEQIRPPIGGMTHTSASLDYQRFMSDSNMQGFLAEKEEIIRITPDIPITTNFYSIDFLGQIHHQWAPHLDVISWDSYPPHRDYAVWAAFQHDYFRSLKQAPFLLMEQASSNVNWKPYNPAKRPGMMSLQSYQAVARGAEAIMYFQFRQSRGGVEKYHSSLVSHGTESDNRVFREISKLGHELEKLDKVLQTRIHARVAVLFDITLMWLVNWNKTSQDIDYRSTVTAFYRPLYEANIAVDIVHPLEDLSGYDVIVAPMLYMFEEGVPDNLRSYVEQGGKLVMSYNSGMVNGCDVVEYGGFLRPIDDVFGIIVEEADALEPNMSNRIEWRGKSHIDSSKSSTSSTRSEIYRTDKWGEVVRLNGAEAIAVYLEDYYAGQPAVTRNGYGQGEAYYVSAHPEDSFIRELLLDVCSTAEVEPLCPKAPKGVEITIREDEGQRFMFVLNHHAAPIEIDVGWLEGAAWKDMLQQTSISGKVTIDAYSTLILEEEQG; translated from the coding sequence ATGAAAAGCAAGAAGCTTCAGTCCCAAGTGTTATATGGAGCTGACTATAATCCCGAGCAATGGCCGATTGAGGTCATAGAACGGGATGTCGTGCTCATGAAAGAGGCAGGAATCAATGCAGTGACTCTAAATGTATTCGGCTGGGGAATGATTGAACCGGTGGAAAACTGTTACGATTTCAATAAGCTGGACTATGTGTTCGACTTGCTCGAGCATAATGGGATCGGCGTTGTATTGGCTACTCCGACAGCCGCACCTCCTTCTTGGATGTTCCAGAAGGATCCCACGATGCTGAAAGTAAATGAGAATGGTCAAAGGGTCGAGCATTGGAGCCGGCAGGCTTACTGTCCTAACCACTCTTTATATAGAGAGAACATTCGCAATATGGCAAGAGTGCTAGCGGAACGATATGGGAAGAGATCTAATCTACTGCTGTGGCATATTAACAACGAATGTATTTTGCATTGCTATTGCGATTGCTGTGCAGCTGAATTTAGAACTTGGCTGCGCAATAAGTATGAAACGTTCGAACGCTTGAATGACTCTTGGCAGCTGCAACAGTGGAGTCTCGCCAAAACAGACTGGGAGCAAATCAGACCCCCAATCGGAGGGATGACTCACACGAGCGCAAGCCTGGATTATCAGCGATTTATGTCAGACAGCAATATGCAGGGCTTTCTAGCAGAGAAGGAAGAGATCATTCGGATTACGCCGGATATCCCTATCACAACCAATTTCTATTCCATTGATTTTCTCGGACAAATCCATCATCAATGGGCGCCACACTTGGACGTTATTTCTTGGGATTCTTATCCACCGCACAGGGATTATGCAGTATGGGCAGCATTTCAGCACGATTATTTTCGTAGCTTGAAGCAAGCTCCTTTTCTTCTTATGGAGCAAGCCTCCAGTAACGTGAATTGGAAGCCTTATAACCCAGCTAAGCGGCCCGGAATGATGAGCTTGCAAAGCTATCAGGCGGTTGCCCGTGGGGCCGAGGCTATTATGTATTTTCAGTTCCGACAAAGCCGCGGGGGTGTAGAGAAATATCATAGCTCGCTCGTAAGTCATGGTACGGAATCTGACAATCGGGTATTTCGGGAAATCAGTAAGCTTGGCCATGAGCTGGAAAAGCTAGACAAGGTTCTTCAGACTCGTATTCATGCTCGAGTAGCCGTCCTATTCGATATTACATTGATGTGGCTGGTGAACTGGAACAAGACAAGTCAGGACATCGATTACCGTAGCACCGTGACCGCATTCTATAGACCTCTGTATGAAGCAAACATTGCGGTGGACATCGTTCATCCGTTGGAAGACTTGTCGGGCTACGACGTTATTGTAGCACCAATGCTTTATATGTTCGAAGAGGGCGTTCCGGACAATTTGCGTTCGTATGTGGAACAGGGCGGCAAGCTAGTCATGAGCTACAACAGCGGAATGGTCAACGGCTGTGACGTTGTGGAATATGGCGGTTTTCTTCGTCCAATTGACGACGTATTCGGAATCATCGTTGAAGAAGCTGATGCGTTAGAGCCTAATATGTCCAATCGGATTGAGTGGAGGGGCAAGAGTCATATTGACAGCTCAAAGAGTTCAACTAGTTCAACTCGCTCAGAGATTTACCGCACCGATAAGTGGGGCGAGGTCGTTCGCTTGAACGGAGCGGAGGCGATTGCCGTATATCTGGAAGACTATTATGCTGGGCAGCCAGCTGTGACGCGGAATGGCTATGGACAGGGAGAAGCTTATTATGTTTCTGCGCATCCCGAGGACAGCTTTATACGGGAGCTGTTGTTGGACGTCTGTTCTACTGCGGAAGTAGAGCCACTATGCCCCAAAGCTCCAAAAGGAGTGGAAATTACCATTCGAGAGGATGAGGGACAACGGTTTATGTTTGTTCTGAACCATCATGCGGCTCCAATTGAGATAGATGTGGGTTGGCTAGAGGGTGCGGCTTGGAAGGATATGCTACAACAGACTAGCATTAGCGGAAAAGTTACTATAGACGCTTACAGCACACTCATTCTAGAGGAAGAGCAGGGCTGA
- a CDS encoding DUF4432 family protein, whose protein sequence is MNRPCTAIEIQVNGIQAVVLENEWLRAVILVGKGTDIWEIVYKPLKLELLMKTTAGLAVYEGRDFKKNRLAHYADGYPGGWQEIIPNRASFSSGEVGQREEGESAGVPWDYSIEQGDDQSVTLRCSLSLPYTPLTVEKTIRLLAGESTLFISERIVNTGINTVHFIWTHHPAFGGPLVNEQAQVILPEGSVAFNILRYEEDREGALVSFEEEPTSVLLPNGDRKSLLKIDPRKSIGQSCYIPLKGFQEGVAGIYNPSLNVKLLLEWDHETFPCLRYWSNNDEEIYTLALEPSSSWFSDIHDCIRHDNCISLKPMEEKRLWINLRVEQS, encoded by the coding sequence ATGAACCGTCCTTGCACCGCTATTGAAATTCAAGTCAATGGCATTCAAGCTGTTGTGTTGGAAAATGAATGGCTAAGAGCTGTTATTCTGGTGGGAAAAGGTACTGATATTTGGGAAATCGTCTATAAGCCGCTGAAGCTTGAATTGTTGATGAAGACAACAGCGGGTTTAGCCGTCTATGAAGGAAGGGACTTTAAGAAGAACAGACTCGCTCATTATGCGGACGGCTATCCAGGAGGCTGGCAGGAAATTATTCCGAACAGAGCTTCTTTCAGCAGCGGAGAAGTGGGTCAGAGAGAAGAAGGAGAATCGGCTGGCGTCCCCTGGGACTATTCAATTGAACAAGGAGACGATCAAAGCGTAACGCTGCGTTGCTCGCTTTCTCTTCCCTATACCCCTCTGACTGTGGAAAAAACGATACGATTGTTGGCGGGAGAGAGTACGCTGTTTATTTCGGAACGGATCGTGAATACGGGGATAAACACTGTTCATTTTATATGGACGCATCATCCGGCATTCGGAGGTCCGCTTGTTAATGAGCAGGCTCAGGTTATTCTCCCTGAGGGTAGTGTAGCGTTTAATATTTTACGTTACGAGGAGGATAGGGAGGGGGCGTTAGTAAGCTTCGAAGAGGAGCCGACTTCCGTCCTTCTGCCTAACGGCGATAGGAAAAGCCTGCTTAAGATTGATCCGCGCAAGTCTATCGGGCAATCATGCTACATCCCTCTTAAAGGATTCCAAGAGGGTGTTGCAGGAATCTATAATCCGAGTTTGAATGTGAAGCTACTGCTTGAATGGGATCACGAGACTTTCCCTTGCCTACGCTATTGGTCCAACAACGACGAAGAGATATATACTTTAGCTTTGGAGCCTTCCAGCTCATGGTTCTCGGATATTCACGACTGCATCCGACATGACAATTGTATTTCCTTAAAGCCAATGGAAGAAAAACGACTATGGATCAACCTCCGTGTGGAGCAGTCTTAG